A portion of the Fusobacterium sp. genome contains these proteins:
- the gltS gene encoding sodium/glutamate symporter yields the protein MLTLNFNMAETLAIAIIVLLLGREVKKRVAFLERFFIPAPVVGGVIFSILLLIGHNTGAFSFNFDGVLKDFLMLIFFTTIGFTASGKLLKKGGVGVAIFLITATVLVIIQDIVGVALAKVFGLNPLLGLAVGSIPLTGGHGTSGAFGPVLEEFGATGGLSVSIAAATYGLIAGCLIGGPIAKRLKEKYNLKPNLEEAGMSIEELEDETTKPVSESTLFDAVVVISLAMGIGYWIAPFLKTYGIVIPAYIGPMFIAAIIRNITDMQKKVLPMKEISITGNIALSLFLAMALMTLKLWELAALAIPIISILLIQTVIMAAYAYFVTFNFNGKDYDAAVIATGHCGFGLGATPNAMANMEVFTKENGPATRAFFVLPIVGALFIDFTNATVITFFINMFK from the coding sequence ATGTTGACACTAAACTTTAATATGGCAGAAACGCTGGCAATTGCAATAATTGTTCTTTTACTTGGTAGAGAGGTTAAGAAAAGAGTTGCTTTCCTTGAAAGATTCTTTATTCCAGCTCCAGTTGTAGGTGGAGTTATATTCTCTATACTTTTATTGATTGGGCATAATACTGGTGCTTTCAGCTTTAATTTTGATGGTGTTTTAAAAGACTTTCTAATGCTGATCTTCTTCACTACAATAGGATTTACTGCAAGTGGAAAACTATTGAAAAAAGGTGGAGTTGGAGTTGCTATATTCCTAATAACAGCTACTGTTCTTGTTATTATTCAAGATATAGTAGGAGTAGCATTAGCAAAAGTATTTGGACTTAATCCATTACTTGGACTTGCTGTAGGTTCTATACCATTAACAGGAGGGCATGGAACTTCTGGAGCATTTGGACCAGTTTTGGAGGAGTTTGGAGCTACAGGAGGACTTTCAGTTTCAATAGCTGCTGCAACTTATGGATTAATTGCAGGTTGTTTAATTGGAGGGCCTATTGCTAAAAGGCTTAAAGAAAAATATAATTTAAAACCTAATTTAGAAGAAGCAGGAATGTCAATTGAGGAATTGGAAGATGAAACTACTAAACCAGTATCAGAATCTACTCTATTTGATGCAGTAGTTGTTATTTCATTAGCAATGGGAATTGGATACTGGATAGCACCATTCTTGAAAACTTATGGAATTGTAATTCCAGCATATATAGGACCCATGTTTATTGCAGCTATAATTAGAAATATAACTGATATGCAGAAAAAAGTACTTCCTATGAAAGAAATATCTATTACAGGAAATATAGCACTTTCTTTATTCTTGGCAATGGCATTGATGACATTAAAACTATGGGAACTTGCAGCACTAGCTATTCCAATTATTTCAATACTATTAATACAAACAGTAATTATGGCAGCTTATGCTTATTTTGTTACATTCAACTTTAATGGAAAAGACTATGACGCTGCTGTTATAGCAACAGGACACTGTGGATTTGGACTTGGAGCAACTCCAAATGCAATGGCTAACATGGAAGTATTTACTAAGGAAAATGGACCTGCAACAAGAGCTTTCTTTGTTTTGCCTATAGTTGGAGCATTATTTATAGATTTTACAAACGCAACAGTAATAACATTTTTCATCAATATGTTTAAATAA
- a CDS encoding Na+/H+ antiporter NhaC family protein, with protein sequence MIAILKLSPVFVLAALMISGFDALIAAPLATIVAALIAMWTEKKNFAYILDAAITNVREITIALFILMAAYALAETFMSTGVGASIINMALNLGITGKTVALTGAIVTSVLSIATGTSWGTFAACAPIFLWLNHIVGGNILLTTAAIAGGACFGDNIGLISDTTIVSSGIQGVEVVRRIRHQGVWSGLVLLLGVVAFGIAGMMMGLPSVTGNGAEAINQIPAEVWTKLAEERESAVTLLNQVRDGVPYYMVIPLILVLVAAFMGYQTFICLFLGIAAAYILGKFAGTVTSTTDYLNDLVMTGFSDAGAWVVVMMMWVAAFGGIMKVMDAFKPVSDLVGKISKNVRQLMFWNAILSIFGNMALADEMAQIVTIGPIIRNLVEKNVVGSEEDIYTLKLRNATFSDAMGVFGSQLIPWHVYIGFYIGIASTVYPLHNFIAIDIIKYNFIAFVAVFSMLFLTLTGFDRFIPKFALPREPQVRLKTAEEKKADEAAAHA encoded by the coding sequence ATGATAGCAATACTTAAGTTAAGTCCAGTATTTGTGCTTGCAGCACTTATGATAAGTGGATTTGATGCTCTGATTGCAGCACCATTAGCAACAATAGTTGCAGCACTAATAGCTATGTGGACAGAGAAGAAAAATTTCGCATATATTCTTGATGCGGCAATAACAAATGTAAGGGAGATAACAATAGCATTATTTATCTTGATGGCAGCTTATGCTCTAGCAGAAACATTTATGTCGACTGGAGTAGGAGCATCAATCATCAATATGGCATTAAATTTAGGGATAACAGGAAAAACTGTAGCATTAACAGGAGCAATAGTGACATCTGTTTTATCAATAGCAACAGGAACAAGCTGGGGAACATTTGCAGCCTGTGCACCTATCTTTTTATGGCTTAACCATATAGTAGGAGGGAATATTCTTCTTACTACTGCGGCAATAGCAGGTGGGGCATGTTTTGGAGATAATATAGGTCTTATTTCAGATACTACAATAGTAAGTTCTGGAATTCAAGGAGTAGAAGTTGTTAGAAGAATCAGACACCAAGGTGTATGGTCAGGACTTGTACTATTATTAGGTGTAGTAGCTTTTGGAATTGCTGGAATGATGATGGGGCTTCCATCGGTAACTGGTAATGGAGCAGAAGCTATCAATCAAATACCAGCAGAAGTTTGGACAAAACTAGCTGAAGAGAGAGAATCAGCAGTTACACTATTAAATCAAGTAAGAGATGGAGTTCCTTATTATATGGTAATTCCTTTAATATTAGTTCTAGTTGCAGCATTTATGGGATACCAGACATTTATATGTCTATTCTTAGGAATAGCTGCTGCATATATTCTTGGTAAATTTGCGGGAACTGTAACAAGTACAACTGATTACTTAAATGATCTTGTAATGACAGGATTTTCAGATGCAGGGGCTTGGGTTGTAGTAATGATGATGTGGGTAGCAGCGTTTGGTGGAATAATGAAGGTTATGGATGCTTTTAAGCCTGTATCTGATTTAGTTGGAAAAATTTCAAAAAATGTAAGACAGCTTATGTTCTGGAATGCAATTCTTTCAATATTTGGGAATATGGCACTAGCAGATGAAATGGCTCAAATAGTAACTATTGGACCTATTATCAGAAACCTTGTTGAAAAGAATGTAGTAGGAAGTGAAGAGGATATATATACTCTTAAACTTAGAAATGCCACATTCAGTGACGCAATGGGAGTATTTGGATCTCAGTTAATTCCCTGGCATGTTTATATTGGATTCTATATAGGTATAGCTTCAACAGTTTATCCATTACATAACTTTATAGCAATAGATATAATAAAATATAATTTTATAGCTTTTGTGGCAGTATTTAGTATGTTGTTCTTGACTTTGACTGGATTTGATAGATTCATACCTAAATTTGCTCTTCCTAGAGAGCCACAAGTAAGATTAAAAACTGCTGAGGAAAAAAAGGCTGATGAAGCAGCAGCTCATGCATAG
- the gpmI gene encoding 2,3-bisphosphoglycerate-independent phosphoglycerate mutase, translating into MNKKPLMLMILDGWGINKHPEQKNAVTAANPENFYRLMKEYPHSELEASGEAVGLPDGQMGNSEVGHLNIGSGRVVYQPLVEISKDIREGTFFNNKVLKEAFEYAVKEGKPVHFGGLVSPGGVHSHTDHLYGLLTMAKKYGVKAYVHAFLDGRDTAPESGEGFLKELEAKMKEIGEGIIATISGRYYAMDRDKNWDRVKKAYDAMVNGKGNHASSAIEAIEKSYAENVSDEFVIPTVIYPEGTIKKGDVFINFNFRPDRAREITRALNDKEFSGFEREYLGLKYYCMRQYDSTIDAPVIYGEKDITNTFGEVISKAGLKQLRTAETEKYAHVTFFFNGGKEAQYEGEERKLVPSPKVATYDLQPEMSACGVTDGLIEALDSGKFDVIIVNYANPDMVGHTGIFDAAVAAVKKIDFCLGKVSQKVLELGGTLFVTADHGNVELMEDPVTKIPFTAHTTNRVPFIMVSDIYKDYKLEDGKLSDIAPTMLEILGLDKPKEMNGKSLLKK; encoded by the coding sequence ATGAATAAAAAACCATTAATGCTTATGATATTGGATGGATGGGGTATAAATAAACATCCAGAACAAAAAAATGCAGTAACAGCTGCAAATCCTGAAAATTTTTACAGACTTATGAAAGAATATCCCCATTCTGAACTTGAAGCTTCTGGAGAAGCTGTTGGATTACCAGATGGACAAATGGGAAATTCAGAGGTAGGACACTTGAATATAGGATCAGGAAGAGTAGTTTATCAACCATTAGTTGAGATATCTAAAGATATCAGAGAAGGAACTTTTTTTAATAACAAAGTTTTAAAAGAAGCTTTTGAATATGCAGTAAAAGAAGGAAAACCTGTACATTTTGGAGGTTTGGTATCTCCAGGAGGAGTACATTCTCATACAGATCATCTTTATGGACTTTTAACAATGGCTAAAAAATATGGTGTGAAGGCTTATGTTCATGCTTTTCTTGATGGAAGAGATACAGCCCCTGAATCAGGAGAGGGGTTTTTAAAAGAACTTGAAGCAAAAATGAAAGAAATAGGTGAAGGAATCATTGCAACTATATCTGGAAGATATTATGCTATGGATAGAGACAAGAACTGGGATAGAGTAAAAAAAGCATATGATGCTATGGTGAATGGGAAAGGAAATCATGCTTCTTCAGCTATAGAAGCAATAGAAAAATCATATGCTGAAAATGTAAGTGATGAATTTGTAATTCCCACTGTTATATATCCTGAAGGAACTATCAAAAAAGGAGATGTATTTATAAACTTTAATTTCAGACCTGATAGAGCAAGGGAAATAACAAGAGCTTTAAATGATAAAGAATTTTCTGGATTTGAAAGAGAATATCTGGGGCTTAAATATTATTGTATGCGTCAATATGATTCTACTATAGATGCCCCAGTAATTTATGGGGAAAAAGACATAACTAATACATTTGGTGAAGTAATATCAAAGGCTGGATTGAAACAATTAAGAACTGCTGAGACTGAAAAATATGCACATGTAACTTTTTTCTTTAATGGTGGAAAAGAAGCACAATATGAGGGAGAAGAAAGAAAACTTGTACCATCTCCTAAAGTAGCTACATATGATCTCCAGCCTGAAATGTCAGCATGTGGAGTAACAGATGGGCTTATAGAAGCTCTGGATTCAGGAAAGTTTGATGTTATTATAGTTAATTATGCAAATCCTGATATGGTGGGTCATACAGGAATATTTGATGCAGCTGTGGCTGCTGTGAAAAAAATAGATTTCTGTTTAGGAAAAGTTTCTCAAAAAGTATTGGAATTAGGAGGAACACTTTTTGTAACTGCTGATCATGGAAATGTTGAACTTATGGAAGACCCAGTTACTAAAATACCATTTACAGCACATACAACAAATAGAGTTCCTTTTATAATGGTATCAGATATATACAAAGATTATAAACTAGAAGATGGAAAATTATCAGATATAGCACCAACTATGCTTGAAATACTAGGTTTGGATAAGCCAAAAGAAATGAATGGAAAATCATTATTGAAAAAATAA
- the tpiA gene encoding triose-phosphate isomerase, translating into MRKKVIAGNWKMNKTNAEAVEMLTELKELVKGINNVDIIIGAPFTALSDAVKVVKGSNIAIAAENVYPKDSGAYTGEVSPAMLKSIGVEYVILGHSERREYFKESDEFINEKVKAVLAAGMLPILCIGEKLEERESGKTSEVTETQIRSGLKDLTAEEAKKVIVAYEPVWAIGTGKTATPEMAQETHSQIRDVLISMFGNETAEEMIIQYGGSMKPDNAVELLAQKDIDGGLIGGASLKASSFAEIVVAGK; encoded by the coding sequence ATGAGGAAAAAAGTTATAGCTGGAAATTGGAAAATGAATAAAACTAATGCAGAAGCAGTAGAAATGCTTACTGAATTGAAAGAACTTGTAAAAGGAATAAATAATGTAGATATAATAATAGGAGCTCCATTTACAGCTTTATCAGATGCTGTAAAAGTTGTAAAAGGAAGCAATATAGCAATAGCAGCAGAAAATGTTTATCCAAAAGATTCAGGAGCATATACAGGAGAAGTTTCTCCAGCTATGCTTAAATCAATAGGAGTAGAGTATGTTATTTTAGGACATTCAGAAAGAAGAGAATATTTTAAAGAAAGTGATGAGTTTATTAATGAAAAAGTAAAAGCAGTATTGGCTGCTGGAATGTTGCCAATACTTTGTATTGGAGAAAAATTAGAAGAAAGGGAATCAGGAAAAACTAGTGAAGTTACTGAAACTCAAATCAGAAGTGGGTTAAAAGATCTTACTGCTGAGGAAGCTAAAAAAGTAATAGTTGCTTATGAACCAGTGTGGGCAATAGGAACAGGAAAAACTGCTACACCTGAAATGGCACAGGAGACACATAGTCAAATAAGAGATGTATTGATATCTATGTTTGGAAATGAAACTGCTGAAGAAATGATAATTCAATATGGAGGATCAATGAAACCTGATAATGCAGTTGAATTATTAGCTCAAAAAGATATTGATGGTGGACTTATAGGAGGAGCATCTTTAAAAGCTTCTTCATTTGCTGAAATAGTTGTAGCAGGAAAATAA
- a CDS encoding chemotaxis protein, translating into MEVYVDNVKMEMKQKSFKSLGNAISAINKKLMKENKIPHEIYVNGSTLRDNSIIGGKDLKVIEVITKTHGAMILESILIAKESIDRYFDIFDDIEESGQESLNDEDEIQFIEMVIFLRWFYNLLLLIKENHILDFIYEDFDEYIEDFQKELEVAEHAYERRDLIGFIDILEFSIGDLLIEFYDNVEDYYNDIAEEENRKRLLN; encoded by the coding sequence ATGGAAGTATATGTAGATAATGTAAAAATGGAGATGAAACAGAAGAGCTTTAAAAGTTTAGGAAATGCAATTTCTGCAATTAATAAAAAACTTATGAAAGAAAATAAAATACCACATGAAATATATGTGAATGGAAGCACTTTAAGAGATAATAGTATTATAGGAGGTAAGGATCTTAAAGTTATTGAAGTAATAACAAAAACTCATGGAGCTATGATATTGGAATCAATTCTTATTGCTAAAGAATCTATTGACAGATATTTTGATATATTTGATGATATTGAGGAAAGCGGACAAGAAAGTCTTAACGATGAAGATGAAATACAATTTATAGAAATGGTTATTTTTTTGAGATGGTTTTATAATCTTCTTCTTTTAATAAAAGAAAATCATATACTTGATTTTATATATGAAGATTTTGATGAATATATAGAAGATTTTCAAAAAGAACTGGAGGTTGCAGAACATGCTTATGAAAGAAGAGACCTTATCGGATTTATAGATATACTTGAATTTTCGATAGGAGATCTTTTGATAGAATTTTATGATAATGTAGAAGATTATTATAATGATATTGCAGAAGAAGAAAATCGTAAAAGATTGCTCAATTAA
- a CDS encoding ComF family protein → MKNLSQSFRKLFFSIKCSVCGKIIETETQYICHECFRILRRKSEMKNIDNYYFLYYYDEDIKKIITDYKLKNRKVLSKEISILIKKPLKELIREKRINIVIPVPISSNRMKERGFNQVEEILKELRIDYETIDRIRDTEHMYSILEEKKREENIKKAFKNNEINANGKNILIIDDIVTTGSTIREIVKEITKKTSPKEIYIFSIAMSKFFKK, encoded by the coding sequence ATGAAGAACTTAAGCCAGAGTTTTAGAAAACTTTTCTTCTCAATAAAATGTTCTGTATGTGGAAAAATTATAGAAACTGAAACTCAATATATATGTCATGAATGCTTTAGAATATTGAGAAGAAAAAGTGAAATGAAAAATATAGATAATTATTATTTTTTATATTATTATGATGAAGATATAAAAAAAATTATAACGGACTATAAACTTAAGAATAGGAAAGTACTTTCAAAGGAAATTTCCATTTTGATAAAAAAACCTTTAAAGGAACTGATAAGAGAAAAAAGAATAAATATAGTGATACCAGTTCCAATAAGCAGCAACAGAATGAAAGAAAGAGGTTTTAATCAAGTAGAGGAAATATTAAAGGAATTGAGAATAGATTATGAAACAATAGATAGAATAAGAGATACAGAGCATATGTATTCTATATTAGAAGAGAAAAAAAGAGAAGAAAACATAAAAAAAGCCTTTAAAAATAACGAGATAAATGCAAATGGAAAAAATATACTCATAATAGATGATATAGTAACTACAGGAAGTACAATAAGAGAAATAGTGAAAGAAATAACGAAAAAAACTTCTCCAAAAGAGATATATATTTTTTCAATAGCAATGTCAAAATTCTTTAAAAAATAA
- a CDS encoding zinc finger protein codes for MKLDFKCVKCGCDKYQVKTSILPEKSPGLRLELSTYYIKTCLNCGYTEIYSAKIVDMEKDEELKPEF; via the coding sequence ATGAAATTGGATTTTAAGTGTGTAAAATGCGGATGTGATAAATATCAGGTAAAAACTTCGATTTTACCAGAAAAAAGTCCAGGACTGAGGCTGGAACTGAGCACTTATTATATAAAGACATGTTTAAATTGTGGATATACAGAAATATATTCTGCTAAAATAGTAGATATGGAAAAAGATGAAGAACTTAAGCCAGAGTTTTAG
- a CDS encoding YraN family protein has product MNKRKKGSLYEEKAAKFLEENSYRILEKNYHGKHGEIDLIALKDRQIIFVEVKYRETFDYGYGIEAVDKRKAKRMYKTAEEYLIKNHIEDYNIRFDCISYLKNEQKWFKNILWGDEIGF; this is encoded by the coding sequence ATGAACAAAAGAAAAAAAGGAAGTCTTTATGAAGAGAAAGCAGCAAAGTTTTTAGAGGAGAATTCATATAGAATTTTAGAAAAAAATTATCATGGAAAACATGGGGAGATAGATTTAATAGCATTAAAGGATAGACAAATTATATTTGTCGAGGTAAAATATAGAGAAACATTTGACTATGGTTATGGTATAGAAGCTGTTGATAAAAGAAAAGCCAAAAGAATGTATAAGACAGCAGAAGAATATCTTATAAAAAATCATATAGAAGACTATAATATTAGATTTGATTGTATAAGTTATTTGAAAAATGAACAAAAGTGGTTTAAAAATATTTTATGGGGTGATGAAATTGGATTTTAA
- a CDS encoding ribonuclease HII, which yields MKNKKNDEISESQLELFLVEEKKTEKNRKKQDILNEKKEAVSLYDFDINIGEEIIGVDEAGRGPLAGAVVAAAVKLKNYDSDLDEINDSKQISEKKREKLFNVIKKHFFVGIGIADTKEIDEINILNATFLAMRRALENLKKECDGEYLILVDGNFKIREYIGKQKPIIKGDAKSLSIAAASIIAKVTRDGMMKEEAVKYPLYGFERHKGYGTKQHREAIKEYGILGIHRKSFLTKILE from the coding sequence ATGAAAAACAAAAAAAATGACGAAATATCAGAAAGTCAATTGGAACTTTTTCTTGTTGAGGAAAAGAAAACAGAGAAAAACAGAAAAAAACAAGATATTTTAAATGAGAAAAAAGAAGCTGTATCTCTTTATGATTTTGATATTAATATAGGAGAGGAAATTATAGGAGTAGATGAAGCAGGAAGAGGTCCTTTAGCTGGTGCTGTAGTAGCTGCTGCTGTAAAATTAAAAAACTATGATAGTGATTTGGATGAAATAAATGATTCTAAACAGATATCAGAAAAAAAGAGGGAAAAACTTTTCAATGTGATAAAAAAACATTTTTTTGTAGGTATAGGAATAGCTGATACTAAAGAAATTGATGAGATAAATATACTTAATGCTACATTTTTAGCAATGAGAAGAGCTTTGGAAAATTTAAAAAAAGAGTGTGATGGAGAATATCTTATATTAGTAGATGGAAATTTTAAAATAAGAGAATATATAGGAAAGCAGAAGCCAATAATTAAAGGAGATGCAAAAAGTCTTTCTATCGCGGCAGCTTCAATAATAGCAAAAGTAACAAGAGATGGAATGATGAAAGAAGAAGCTGTTAAATATCCGCTATATGGCTTTGAAAGACATAAGGGATATGGAACGAAACAGCATAGAGAAGCAATAAAGGAATATGGAATATTGGGTATACATAGAAAAAGTTTTCTTACTAAAATATTAGAATAA
- a CDS encoding RluA family pseudouridine synthase: MENIKETITVYTNENDKGKRIDSFLNEIIDDATRSYIQKIIDNGYVEITGKKITKNGNKLKGIERIVVNIPEDETLDVIPENLPLNIIYEDKDIVVINKAPDMVVHPAHGNYNGTLVNALLYHIKDLSTINGVIRPGIVHRLDKDTSGVIVVAKNDEAHSALSDMFKEKTLEKVYICIAKGIFKDKYGRIETLIGRDIRDRKKMAVVDINGKNAVSNYEILDEGKNFSLVKVRIETGRTHQIRVHMKYLNHPILGDNVYGSSNEGIKRQMLHAYRLKFTHPVTKKEMVVTAEIPEDFKKAAKFAGVDIDKIKF; encoded by the coding sequence ATGGAAAATATTAAAGAAACAATAACTGTATACACTAATGAAAATGATAAAGGAAAAAGAATAGACAGTTTTTTAAATGAAATAATAGATGATGCAACAAGATCATATATTCAGAAAATAATTGATAATGGATATGTGGAAATAACTGGAAAAAAAATAACTAAAAATGGAAATAAACTTAAAGGAATAGAAAGAATTGTAGTGAATATTCCAGAAGATGAAACTCTTGATGTGATACCAGAAAATCTCCCTCTTAATATAATATATGAAGACAAAGATATAGTTGTTATAAATAAAGCACCAGATATGGTGGTACATCCAGCACATGGGAATTATAATGGAACTCTTGTAAATGCTCTATTGTATCATATAAAGGACCTTTCTACTATCAATGGAGTAATAAGACCAGGAATTGTTCATAGATTGGACAAGGATACAAGCGGAGTTATAGTGGTAGCTAAGAATGATGAAGCTCATTCAGCTCTTTCAGATATGTTTAAGGAAAAAACTTTAGAAAAAGTATATATATGTATAGCAAAGGGAATATTTAAGGATAAGTATGGGAGAATTGAAACTCTTATAGGACGTGATATAAGAGATAGAAAAAAAATGGCAGTAGTAGATATTAATGGAAAGAATGCTGTTTCTAATTATGAAATATTAGATGAAGGAAAAAATTTTTCCCTTGTAAAAGTGAGAATAGAAACTGGAAGAACGCATCAAATAAGAGTTCATATGAAATATCTTAACCATCCAATATTAGGAGATAATGTATATGGGAGCAGTAATGAAGGGATAAAAAGACAAATGCTCCATGCTTATAGATTGAAATTTACTCATCCTGTAACAAAAAAAGAAATGGTAGTTACAGCAGAAATTCCAGAAGACTTTAAAAAAGCAGCAAAATTTGCTGGAGTAGATATAGATAAAATAAAATTTTAA
- a CDS encoding bifunctional 3,4-dihydroxy-2-butanone-4-phosphate synthase/GTP cyclohydrolase II has protein sequence MLDRIEDALEDLKAGKSIIVVDDENRENEGDIICAAEFATLENVNLMAAHARGLICMPMSEEYIEKLDLPQMCSDNTDNHCTAFTVSIDHVDTTTGISAYERGITAMKVVEEDAKPKDFRRPGHMFPLRAKQGGVLVRNGHTEATVDLMVLAGLKPVGLCCEIMKEDGMMARMDDLQEFAKKFNLKMISIEDLQKYRRKNEKLMEISVKAKMPTAQGEFEIVGFDNKLDDKEHIALIKGNLEGKENVLIRIHSECFTGDILGSLRCDCGSQLKRAMKRVDEEGEGAVLYLRQEGRGIGLLNKLRAYTLQDNGADTVEANVKLGFDPDMRDYSIAAQMIKALGIKSVRIMTNNPEKIKGLEEYGIKVTGREAIETGFNPSNERYMKTKKEKMGHILHI, from the coding sequence ATGTTAGATAGAATAGAAGATGCTCTGGAAGATCTTAAAGCCGGAAAATCAATAATTGTAGTAGATGATGAAAATCGTGAAAATGAAGGAGATATAATTTGTGCAGCTGAATTTGCAACACTGGAGAATGTAAATCTTATGGCAGCTCATGCAAGAGGACTTATTTGTATGCCTATGTCAGAAGAATATATAGAAAAATTGGATTTACCTCAAATGTGTAGCGACAATACAGATAATCATTGTACAGCTTTTACAGTATCAATTGACCATGTAGATACAACAACTGGAATATCTGCATATGAACGTGGAATAACAGCAATGAAAGTAGTAGAAGAAGATGCAAAACCAAAAGATTTCAGAAGACCAGGTCATATGTTCCCTCTTAGAGCAAAACAAGGTGGAGTTCTTGTAAGAAATGGGCATACAGAAGCAACAGTTGATCTTATGGTACTTGCAGGACTTAAACCAGTAGGACTATGTTGTGAAATAATGAAAGAAGATGGAATGATGGCAAGAATGGATGATCTTCAAGAATTTGCTAAGAAGTTTAATCTTAAAATGATATCAATAGAAGATCTTCAAAAATATAGAAGAAAAAATGAAAAACTTATGGAAATATCTGTAAAAGCAAAAATGCCAACTGCTCAAGGAGAATTTGAAATAGTTGGTTTTGATAATAAGCTTGATGATAAAGAGCATATTGCTCTTATAAAAGGAAACTTAGAAGGTAAAGAAAATGTTCTTATAAGAATCCATTCAGAATGTTTTACAGGGGATATTTTAGGATCACTGAGATGTGATTGTGGTTCTCAGTTAAAAAGAGCTATGAAGAGAGTAGATGAAGAAGGGGAAGGAGCAGTTCTTTATTTAAGACAGGAAGGAAGAGGAATTGGACTTCTCAATAAATTAAGAGCTTATACTCTTCAAGATAATGGAGCAGACACAGTAGAAGCAAATGTAAAACTTGGTTTTGACCCAGACATGAGAGATTATTCCATAGCAGCTCAAATGATAAAAGCTCTTGGAATAAAATCAGTAAGAATAATGACAAATAATCCTGAAAAAATTAAAGGACTTGAAGAATATGGTATAAAAGTAACTGGAAGAGAAGCTATTGAAACAGGATTTAATCCATCAAATGAAAGATATATGAAAACTAAAAAAGAAAAAATGGGTCATATACTTCATATCTAA
- a CDS encoding riboflavin synthase, protein MFTGLVEEIGEVLAIENGEKSLKIKIKCKKVLDESKIGDSIATNGTCLTAVEIGENYFTADCMYETVKRTNLKRLKSGDKINLEKSITLATPLGGHLVTGDVDCEGTIVSITSEGIAKIYQIEIDRQYMKYVVEKGRVTLDGASLTVMGMTDSSLSVSLIPHTQEMVTLGSKNIGDYINVETDLIGKYVERLLNFSGEDKKEGILTREFLLENGF, encoded by the coding sequence ATTTTTACAGGACTTGTAGAGGAGATAGGAGAAGTCCTTGCTATTGAAAATGGTGAGAAATCTCTTAAGATAAAAATAAAATGTAAAAAAGTCTTAGATGAGAGCAAAATTGGAGACAGCATAGCAACAAATGGAACTTGTCTTACTGCTGTTGAGATAGGAGAAAATTATTTTACTGCTGACTGTATGTATGAAACAGTGAAAAGAACTAATCTGAAAAGACTTAAATCAGGAGATAAAATAAATCTTGAAAAATCTATTACACTGGCGACTCCTCTTGGAGGGCATCTTGTAACAGGAGATGTAGACTGTGAAGGAACTATTGTTTCAATAACTTCAGAAGGAATAGCAAAGATATATCAGATAGAGATAGATAGACAATATATGAAATATGTAGTTGAAAAAGGAAGAGTAACTTTAGATGGAGCAAGTTTAACAGTTATGGGAATGACAGACAGTAGTCTGAGTGTATCTCTCATACCACATACACAAGAAATGGTAACATTAGGAAGTAAGAATATAGGAGATTATATAAATGTAGAAACTGATCTCATAGGAAAGTATGTAGAAAGATTGCTTAATTTTTCTGGAGAAGATAAAAAAGAAGGAATACTTACAAGAGAGTTTCTCTTAGAAAATGGATTTTAG